In Rhodococcus pyridinivorans, the following proteins share a genomic window:
- a CDS encoding M56 family metallopeptidase produces the protein MTLALVLLLGAALISMAAPRMLGPLAATSVPPGVLLAAWLGSIAGALFFGASAVVTLAWPDHAPAETAVEAVVRCLSAVSHAMQPWITETLAATGALALLTITVRAVILGRRYTREQTRLLDYHRDVVSIVAHSRDDGVMWLAHPMPMAYSVAGRPGFVVATDGLSQCLSGSERDAVLAHERAHLRGSHHLIVTTCDILAAVLPAVPLFAAAPAAVKTLVELTADQHAARATSTATVCSALTVVSASTLPQPAGTLGLSNEISLRLLKLRVSWRTRCPKVSYATAAALSMAMPVATALVGLAATSAAVCLTLAQA, from the coding sequence ATGACATTGGCCCTGGTCCTGTTGCTCGGCGCCGCCCTGATCTCGATGGCGGCCCCGCGAATGCTCGGTCCGCTCGCCGCCACCTCCGTGCCTCCCGGAGTCCTGCTGGCGGCGTGGCTGGGCAGCATAGCCGGGGCCTTGTTCTTCGGCGCCTCCGCGGTGGTCACCTTGGCCTGGCCCGACCATGCGCCTGCCGAGACCGCGGTCGAGGCCGTGGTGCGGTGTCTGTCCGCGGTTTCCCACGCGATGCAGCCGTGGATCACCGAAACCCTGGCCGCTACCGGAGCCCTGGCCCTGCTCACCATAACCGTGCGAGCCGTGATCCTGGGTCGGCGGTACACCAGAGAACAAACCCGTCTACTCGACTACCACCGTGATGTGGTCTCCATCGTCGCCCACTCCCGCGACGACGGTGTGATGTGGCTGGCGCACCCGATGCCAATGGCCTACAGCGTGGCCGGCCGACCCGGATTCGTGGTGGCTACCGACGGGCTCTCGCAGTGTCTGAGCGGTTCCGAACGCGATGCTGTCCTGGCCCACGAGCGGGCACACCTGCGAGGCAGTCACCACCTGATCGTCACCACATGTGACATCTTGGCCGCGGTGCTTCCGGCAGTGCCGTTGTTCGCCGCCGCCCCGGCCGCGGTCAAAACCCTGGTCGAACTGACCGCTGATCAGCACGCTGCCCGCGCCACCAGCACGGCGACGGTGTGCTCGGCGCTGACCGTGGTCTCCGCTTCGACATTGCCGCAGCCGGCCGGGACCTTGGGGTTGAGCAACGAGATCTCGCTGCGACTGCTCAAGCTGCGCGTGAGCTGGCGGACGCGGTGCCCGAAGGTGTCGTACGCCACAGCTGCGGCGTTGTCGATGGCTATGCCTGTCGCTACCGCGCTGGTCGGGCTGGCGGCGACCTCCGCGGCCGTGTGCCTGACCCTCGCTCAGGCATGA
- a CDS encoding BlaI/MecI/CopY family transcriptional regulator, whose amino-acid sequence MHRLGGLEAEVMNELWSTDEPQSVHGLVERLRDRKEFAYTTILTVVTHLYEKGWVQREKRSRAYYYSPSRSREEATSEALRALLDSSTDPSAVLLHFAKTVSDREYDALRRGWTGRAADQ is encoded by the coding sequence ATACACAGGTTGGGGGGTCTCGAAGCCGAGGTGATGAACGAACTGTGGTCGACCGACGAGCCACAGTCGGTCCATGGCCTGGTCGAACGGCTTCGCGATCGCAAGGAATTCGCCTACACCACCATTTTGACCGTGGTCACCCATCTGTATGAGAAGGGCTGGGTGCAGCGAGAAAAACGCAGTCGCGCCTACTACTATTCGCCCTCACGCAGCCGGGAGGAAGCCACCTCCGAGGCACTGCGCGCCCTGCTCGACAGCAGCACCGACCCCAGCGCGGTGCTGCTGCATTTCGCCAAGACGGTCAGCGACCGCGAATACGATGCCCTGCGCCGGGGCTGGACGGGCCGGGCCGCCGACCAATGA
- a CDS encoding M23 family metallopeptidase, whose protein sequence is MLAVSVAAGALLAATTSSAHAASVPPTVSDEIEAASQPSAPTDVLPQAPQVLQAVQVPMLADFADQLDRARIREERRLMQEAEARRPKTLMPVSGTLTSNFGPRWGTSHYGLDIANSIGTPIVSVTDGTVLEAGPASGFGLWVRILQDDGTIGVFGHIDQALVSAGQRVRAGEQIATVGNRGQSTGPHLHYEVWGPDGQKADPMAWLNARGVQIASDART, encoded by the coding sequence GTGCTGGCCGTGTCGGTAGCGGCAGGCGCGCTGCTGGCAGCAACGACCTCGAGCGCCCATGCCGCCTCGGTCCCTCCCACGGTCAGCGACGAGATCGAGGCCGCGTCGCAACCCTCAGCCCCTACGGATGTGCTACCCCAGGCCCCCCAGGTGTTGCAGGCCGTGCAGGTGCCGATGCTGGCAGACTTCGCGGATCAACTCGACCGGGCACGGATCCGGGAGGAGCGCCGACTCATGCAAGAGGCCGAGGCGCGCCGCCCAAAAACGCTGATGCCTGTCAGTGGCACGCTCACGTCGAACTTCGGACCCCGCTGGGGCACGAGCCACTACGGGCTCGACATCGCCAACTCGATCGGCACCCCGATCGTCTCGGTGACCGATGGCACGGTACTCGAGGCCGGTCCCGCCTCCGGCTTCGGACTGTGGGTACGAATCCTGCAGGACGACGGCACGATCGGGGTGTTCGGGCACATCGATCAGGCCTTGGTTTCTGCAGGTCAGCGCGTGCGAGCCGGGGAACAGATCGCCACCGTGGGCAATCGGGGACAATCGACCGGGCCACATCTGCACTATGAAGTGTGGGGACCGGACGGCCAGAAGGCCGATCCCATGGCATGGTTGAACGCACGAGGGGTTCAGATCGCGTCAGATGCACGCACATAG
- a CDS encoding cytochrome c oxidase assembly protein produces the protein MMVSWTAGAALVAAALAAVSSSEVLRLLGLPDPGVLTRYGLPAATAIGEVAAVVMIGSLLVAAVLVPPQRSGLLDVDGYRAVRTAGAAAALWAGSALVLIPLSLSDTSGQPLSTVFADPVPFVQSVGQIEASTAWLWTACMAAAVGLGCRLILQHRWTPLLLVLAVGSLMPRALTGHSAGGGSHDLATNSLILHLVAAGLWAGGLAALVLHAVRGGGHLDVATRRFSALATVAFVVMAASGKINALVRVPLREFLSGPYGLVVLAKVVALGVVGWLGWRQRTVAITALAADASNRGTFIRLAVIESAVLTATIGLGVALGRTPPPLGERREPSLVDEVLGYGFDGAPTLGRLLTEWRFDLLLGTAAVVLAALYLLGVRRLRAVRQPWPVRRTVSWLLGCLVLLLVTSSGVGRYAPAAFSVHLPASAALAIVVPMCLVLGAPLTLAARAVRSGPSDAVPGARDWMRAIFASTALRWVTHPLVAAVVLVGTFYLLYLGGLYDGGSYPGRMVLDMWLLAVGLVFFWVTVGIDPVPVPQGPLTRVGAVAVALAGYAFFLVALIMADFVIAAEFYTSLQLGWFDDLAANQRLGGNLAWAVGELPLLLATVLALVRWSSIENQRARKRNDQVDREGDRELAAYNAMLNGLHPHSRTAAAADAADSGHDPKRESETG, from the coding sequence ATGATGGTCTCTTGGACGGCAGGCGCGGCCCTGGTGGCGGCCGCCCTGGCGGCCGTGTCGAGCAGCGAGGTTCTGCGGTTGCTCGGGCTGCCGGATCCAGGAGTGCTCACGAGATACGGACTCCCGGCCGCCACCGCGATAGGGGAAGTGGCGGCGGTGGTGATGATCGGGTCGTTGCTGGTGGCGGCGGTGCTGGTACCACCACAGCGTTCCGGGCTGCTCGATGTCGACGGTTACCGCGCGGTGCGGACTGCGGGCGCGGCTGCAGCGCTATGGGCAGGATCGGCGCTGGTGCTGATTCCTCTGTCGTTGTCGGACACCTCCGGCCAACCACTGAGCACCGTGTTCGCCGATCCGGTTCCGTTCGTGCAGTCGGTGGGGCAAATCGAGGCATCCACCGCCTGGCTGTGGACCGCGTGTATGGCTGCCGCGGTGGGGCTGGGATGCCGCCTCATTCTGCAGCACCGGTGGACACCGTTGTTGCTGGTCCTGGCGGTAGGGAGCCTGATGCCACGCGCGTTGACGGGACATTCCGCCGGGGGCGGATCGCATGATCTTGCCACCAACAGCCTGATACTTCATCTGGTGGCGGCCGGACTGTGGGCCGGGGGATTGGCAGCGTTGGTGTTGCACGCCGTGCGTGGTGGCGGACATCTCGATGTCGCCACACGCCGGTTCTCCGCGCTGGCGACGGTGGCATTCGTGGTGATGGCTGCGTCGGGAAAAATTAATGCTCTGGTGCGGGTTCCGCTTCGGGAGTTTCTGTCCGGCCCCTACGGACTTGTGGTCCTGGCCAAGGTCGTCGCACTCGGTGTAGTGGGGTGGCTGGGCTGGCGCCAACGGACGGTGGCGATCACGGCTCTGGCCGCCGACGCGTCGAATCGGGGGACGTTCATACGCTTGGCGGTAATCGAATCTGCGGTCCTGACGGCCACGATTGGACTCGGGGTGGCGTTGGGCCGTACTCCGCCGCCATTGGGCGAACGTCGCGAACCCAGCCTGGTCGACGAAGTCTTGGGGTACGGGTTCGATGGTGCCCCGACGCTGGGCAGGTTGCTGACGGAGTGGCGGTTCGATCTGTTACTGGGAACCGCAGCGGTCGTGCTGGCAGCGCTCTACCTGCTGGGAGTGCGGAGGCTACGTGCAGTGAGGCAGCCGTGGCCGGTCCGGCGCACCGTGTCCTGGCTTCTCGGCTGTCTAGTGTTGCTTCTGGTGACATCCTCCGGGGTCGGGCGCTACGCCCCGGCGGCGTTCAGCGTGCACCTGCCCGCATCCGCAGCGCTGGCGATCGTGGTGCCCATGTGCTTGGTTCTGGGCGCTCCGCTCACCTTGGCGGCCCGCGCGGTTCGCTCCGGCCCCAGCGATGCAGTTCCAGGAGCCCGCGACTGGATGCGGGCGATTTTCGCCAGCACCGCACTGCGATGGGTGACCCATCCCCTGGTGGCCGCGGTGGTGCTCGTGGGCACCTTCTACCTGTTGTATCTCGGAGGACTGTACGACGGCGGCTCCTACCCGGGACGCATGGTGCTCGATATGTGGTTGCTGGCGGTGGGGTTGGTCTTCTTCTGGGTCACCGTCGGGATCGATCCTGTCCCCGTGCCGCAGGGACCGTTGACGCGCGTGGGAGCAGTGGCGGTCGCGCTGGCCGGCTACGCGTTCTTTCTGGTCGCCCTGATCATGGCGGATTTTGTGATCGCCGCCGAGTTCTATACCTCACTGCAACTGGGTTGGTTCGACGACTTGGCTGCCAATCAGCGACTCGGTGGAAACCTGGCGTGGGCCGTCGGCGAGCTACCGCTGCTACTGGCCACCGTGCTCGCGCTCGTGCGATGGAGTTCGATCGAAAACCAGCGTGCCCGGAAGCGGAACGACCAGGTCGACCGCGAGGGAGATCGCGAACTGGCCGCGTACAACGCGATGCTGAACGGACTGCACCCACACTCTCGTACCGCGGCAGCAGCCGACGCCGCTGACTCCGGCCACGACCCCAAGCGCGAATCGGAGACCGGGTAA
- a CDS encoding cation diffusion facilitator family transporter: MSHGHGHGLSPAQATSASGRHVRRLWIAVALGLVTFVLQVVVGLSTSSLALLSDSAHVFTDVFGVLMAVTAITVAQRARTRPDRTFGLYRTEVFAALLNALLLFGVALWILYEALQRLSAPPEVPGLPVTIVAVVGLTMNVISFLLLRAGAKESINVRGAYLEVLADMLGSVGVLISGVVTIVFGWRYADPLIGVAIGLFVLPRAYNLGRHAIGILLQQAPKSIDITEVNAALNALPGVHESHDLHVWTLTSGMEVASAHLVTESDADSTAVLTAAQTLLAERFGLEHATLQVEPHDGEGRCRELSW; this comes from the coding sequence ATGAGCCACGGACACGGACACGGCCTCTCGCCCGCCCAAGCCACCAGCGCCTCCGGCCGACACGTCCGACGGTTGTGGATCGCCGTGGCCCTGGGCCTGGTGACCTTTGTGCTCCAGGTCGTCGTCGGACTCTCCACCTCGTCGCTGGCCTTGCTCTCCGACTCCGCGCACGTGTTCACCGACGTGTTCGGCGTGTTGATGGCCGTCACCGCTATCACCGTCGCCCAGCGTGCCCGCACCCGACCGGACCGGACCTTCGGCCTGTACCGCACCGAAGTGTTCGCCGCCCTGCTCAACGCACTCCTGCTGTTCGGCGTCGCCCTCTGGATTCTCTACGAAGCCCTCCAACGACTGTCCGCCCCACCCGAAGTCCCCGGCCTGCCCGTCACCATCGTTGCCGTGGTCGGCCTCACCATGAACGTCATTTCGTTTCTCCTGTTGCGCGCCGGCGCCAAGGAGAGCATCAACGTCCGCGGGGCCTACCTCGAAGTCCTGGCCGACATGCTCGGTTCGGTCGGCGTGCTTATCAGCGGTGTGGTGACCATCGTGTTCGGCTGGCGGTACGCCGACCCGCTCATCGGTGTCGCCATCGGACTCTTCGTCCTGCCCCGGGCCTACAATCTCGGCCGACACGCGATCGGCATACTGCTCCAACAAGCCCCGAAGAGTATCGACATCACCGAGGTCAACGCCGCCCTTAATGCCCTTCCTGGAGTCCATGAATCCCACGACCTGCACGTCTGGACTCTTACCTCGGGCATGGAAGTGGCCTCTGCACATCTGGTCACCGAATCCGACGCGGACTCCACAGCCGTGCTCACAGCGGCACAAACCTTGTTGGCGGAACGCTTCGGCCTCGAACACGCCACCCTGCAGGTCGAACCCCACGACGGCGAGGGACGCTGTCGCGAACTCTCGTGGTGA
- a CDS encoding tyrosine-type recombinase/integrase: MPDDLISHRPDDVSVPVPTESAPAAPSVPVLPTETLVQVAGTAGRSRSESTRRNYAADWQRFTAWCQREGHAPLPAHPLTVAAYLHDAASTVSEVGERAYSPSTLARWVAGIGFHHRRAGHPAPGADELVTATLSGIRRDYAAAGERPRTPRAPLLTADIVTIVEKMRADTGSWAAEVLERRDSAIFLVGFAGAFRRSELVALTCSDVSLHRLDGLHIKLRKSKTDQEGRGSIRALPFTHSHVSCPPCAWMRWAQVVAAFDTGGRPAVIRLLRTAEPFEAHVCRGSRPRMAPSSPWLRAIRKHGNLSDTVLSGAAVHKAIRRRAEQAGYDPDIVKQLGGHSLRAGFVTQAFRNGASAHAIMRQTGHTTPAMLETYAREHAPLIGNAVTNLGL; the protein is encoded by the coding sequence GTGCCCGATGACCTGATCAGCCACCGTCCGGACGACGTTTCCGTGCCTGTGCCGACCGAGTCGGCCCCAGCTGCGCCGTCGGTGCCGGTGTTGCCGACCGAGACCCTCGTGCAGGTGGCCGGGACAGCGGGGCGGTCGCGGTCGGAGTCGACCCGCCGCAACTACGCCGCCGACTGGCAACGCTTCACCGCCTGGTGCCAGCGCGAAGGACACGCCCCGCTGCCGGCGCATCCGCTCACCGTCGCCGCCTACCTCCACGACGCGGCATCGACGGTGTCGGAGGTGGGGGAGCGGGCCTACTCACCCTCGACGTTGGCCCGCTGGGTCGCCGGGATCGGCTTCCACCACCGCCGCGCCGGCCACCCCGCCCCCGGAGCGGACGAGCTGGTCACCGCGACCCTGTCCGGGATCCGCCGGGACTATGCGGCGGCGGGGGAGCGGCCCCGCACCCCGCGGGCGCCGTTGCTCACCGCCGACATCGTCACCATCGTCGAGAAGATGCGCGCCGATACCGGCAGTTGGGCCGCGGAGGTCCTCGAACGCCGCGACTCCGCCATCTTCTTGGTGGGCTTCGCCGGGGCGTTTCGCCGCAGCGAACTCGTCGCGCTCACCTGTAGCGACGTGTCGCTGCACCGGCTCGACGGGCTGCACATCAAACTCCGGAAATCGAAGACCGATCAGGAAGGGCGGGGGAGTATCCGGGCCCTGCCGTTCACGCACAGCCACGTCAGTTGCCCGCCGTGTGCGTGGATGCGGTGGGCGCAGGTCGTCGCCGCCTTCGACACCGGGGGCCGCCCCGCCGTCATCCGGCTGCTCCGCACCGCCGAACCCTTCGAGGCGCACGTCTGCCGGGGATCGCGACCACGCATGGCGCCGTCCTCGCCGTGGTTGCGGGCGATCCGCAAGCACGGCAACCTCTCCGACACTGTCCTGTCGGGGGCGGCGGTACACAAAGCGATCCGGCGCCGCGCCGAACAGGCCGGCTACGACCCCGACATCGTCAAACAGCTCGGTGGTCATTCGTTGCGGGCCGGATTCGTCACCCAGGCCTTCCGCAACGGCGCCTCCGCGCACGCGATCATGCGCCAGACCGGTCACACCACCCCCGCCATGCTCGAGACCTACGCCCGCGAACACGCACCACTCATCGGCAACGCCGTCACCAATCTCGGCCTGTGA
- a CDS encoding DUF2637 domain-containing protein: protein MPDDTTPPATALRTELPVSRQMTLSLVTVAAMTLFIAALSFILSFDALRALAIEVGVQPGRAWMAPVAIDVAQAAATAGYVIFRISGRGRYTLAYCATLAVVTVLLSVVGNAFHAWQTAERNLARVAAGEDLGFVPQAPWIGALFAAIFPLLWLALFHLFVMMIQRNQPSPGTPALTNTVTPASTVSATAPRIAVRPEPHAPGDGATADGGLATPHSAAHAPLQGGPVTEQSDATASGTPTFACNSVVEPTTMGQPAVSVTRNGYAQTQEGLLRFLADSEFHETVQVVASMMIKSPQLRQIDVAHRLQIDKSTVSRRWRQFCQAAETEGFLVPPLPAIETADPVKEPSLV, encoded by the coding sequence ATGCCCGACGATACAACCCCGCCCGCAACCGCGTTGCGAACTGAGTTGCCCGTGAGCCGACAGATGACACTGTCGTTGGTGACCGTGGCCGCCATGACCCTGTTCATCGCAGCGCTGTCCTTCATCCTGTCGTTCGATGCACTTCGAGCCCTGGCGATCGAGGTCGGTGTGCAACCGGGACGAGCATGGATGGCGCCGGTTGCCATCGACGTTGCCCAAGCTGCTGCAACCGCCGGCTATGTCATCTTCCGCATCTCCGGCCGCGGCCGATACACCCTTGCGTACTGCGCCACGTTGGCCGTGGTGACGGTGTTGTTGAGTGTGGTCGGCAACGCCTTCCATGCCTGGCAGACAGCTGAGCGCAACCTTGCCCGAGTTGCAGCAGGGGAGGACCTCGGGTTCGTTCCGCAGGCCCCCTGGATCGGAGCGCTGTTTGCCGCGATTTTCCCGCTGCTGTGGCTTGCGTTGTTCCACTTGTTCGTGATGATGATCCAGCGCAACCAACCCTCTCCCGGTACTCCGGCGCTTACCAACACCGTGACACCCGCTTCGACTGTCTCTGCCACCGCGCCTCGGATCGCGGTGCGTCCCGAGCCTCATGCTCCCGGAGACGGCGCAACCGCTGACGGCGGTCTGGCAACCCCTCACAGCGCCGCGCACGCACCGTTGCAGGGCGGGCCCGTGACCGAACAGAGCGATGCAACTGCTTCGGGAACACCCACCTTCGCCTGCAACTCGGTTGTCGAGCCGACAACAATGGGACAACCTGCGGTGTCCGTCACGCGCAACGGATATGCGCAGACCCAGGAGGGATTGCTTCGATTCCTCGCCGACTCCGAGTTCCACGAGACCGTGCAAGTCGTGGCATCGATGATGATCAAGTCCCCGCAACTGCGGCAGATCGATGTTGCTCACCGATTGCAGATCGACAAGTCCACCGTCAGCCGGCGGTGGCGGCAGTTCTGTCAGGCGGCCGAAACCGAAGGGTTCCTGGTCCCGCCATTGCCTGCAATCGAGACCGCTGATCCGGTGAAAGAGCCCTCCCTCGTCTAG
- a CDS encoding ParA family protein, with translation MQPRKIAIANQKGGVGKTATALGLASAVSAKGGKVLVVDADSQGNATNGLGVTVEGDMLTTYHLMNQTVEGGAANAVIATDWGGVDLIPADEELGKIESDGSNDLVFRLDVAFEGLDLSPYDVVLFDCPPSLGKVLFAVLIACDGVVAVTEPTIDSVHGVERLDETIRTVRKRANPRLNFDKIVLSRRRGTAEHNFRETELREVYGDLVARTIIPELATRQDAHSARTPIHQFRGGRAISLQTAYSDLLAELSLTTGGAS, from the coding sequence ATGCAACCACGCAAGATCGCCATTGCCAATCAGAAGGGCGGCGTGGGCAAGACTGCAACAGCACTCGGCCTGGCCAGTGCTGTGTCAGCGAAAGGGGGCAAGGTCCTTGTCGTCGATGCCGACTCTCAGGGCAATGCCACCAACGGCCTCGGTGTGACCGTCGAAGGCGACATGCTCACCACCTACCACCTGATGAACCAGACCGTCGAAGGTGGCGCGGCAAATGCCGTCATAGCGACCGACTGGGGCGGAGTCGACCTGATTCCCGCAGACGAGGAGCTCGGCAAAATCGAGTCCGATGGCTCAAACGACCTGGTTTTCCGCCTCGATGTCGCCTTCGAAGGCCTGGATCTGAGTCCCTACGACGTCGTGCTGTTCGACTGTCCACCAAGCTTGGGCAAGGTCCTGTTCGCCGTCCTCATCGCTTGTGACGGGGTGGTAGCTGTCACCGAACCGACGATCGACAGTGTGCATGGCGTCGAACGCCTCGACGAAACCATCCGTACGGTGCGCAAACGTGCCAACCCTCGCCTCAACTTCGACAAGATCGTTCTCAGCCGCCGCCGCGGCACCGCCGAGCACAACTTCCGGGAGACCGAGCTGCGGGAGGTCTATGGCGATCTCGTAGCCCGCACGATCATTCCGGAACTGGCGACTCGTCAGGACGCGCACAGCGCACGGACACCGATCCATCAATTCCGAGGTGGTCGCGCGATTTCTCTTCAAACCGCCTACAGCGATCTTCTTGCCGAACTGTCTCTCACCACTGGAGGTGCATCGTGA
- a CDS encoding helix-turn-helix domain-containing protein, which produces MATFAEKLRYLIDNVHPKDRGPFTMNEIVDGIRSNGGSITQGYISMLLNGQRPNPGLKVAQDLADFFRVPLQYFADDDSFEKAVRYISWVQSLRTEDVEAAARTYNPYDDEPTRP; this is translated from the coding sequence GTGGCGACGTTCGCCGAAAAGCTCCGCTACCTGATCGACAATGTCCACCCCAAGGACCGAGGTCCGTTCACCATGAACGAGATCGTCGATGGCATCCGCAGCAACGGCGGATCCATCACCCAGGGTTACATCTCGATGCTGCTCAACGGTCAACGCCCCAATCCGGGCCTGAAAGTCGCCCAGGACCTCGCCGACTTCTTCCGCGTCCCGCTGCAGTACTTCGCCGACGACGACTCGTTCGAAAAAGCCGTGCGGTACATCTCGTGGGTGCAATCCCTGCGAACCGAGGACGTTGAAGCGGCTGCTCGCACCTACAATCCCTACGACGACGAACCCACCCGACCCTAA
- a CDS encoding helix-turn-helix transcriptional regulator, whose amino-acid sequence MSVPRRALYGFDPTRLTEVRRERGLSRSDLGRLSGVTYNTIRSWETGEGAPSPSALERVASVLDVAVSELAVVPDEVQTLASWRTRQGLAQADIAHELGLSKSTYSRLERGERPLTDAECLKLARLFDTTEEQVRALWMRAHRRSGRPAR is encoded by the coding sequence GTGAGTGTGCCGCGCCGCGCCCTGTACGGGTTCGATCCCACCCGGCTCACCGAGGTGCGCCGTGAACGGGGCCTGTCCCGCTCCGACCTCGGACGCCTGTCCGGGGTCACGTACAACACCATCCGAAGCTGGGAGACCGGCGAGGGCGCACCGAGTCCGAGCGCGCTCGAACGTGTGGCTTCAGTCCTCGACGTCGCAGTGAGCGAACTTGCTGTCGTGCCGGACGAGGTACAGACCCTTGCGAGCTGGCGGACCCGACAGGGCTTGGCGCAGGCCGACATTGCTCACGAACTGGGATTGTCGAAGTCCACCTACTCCCGTCTCGAACGGGGCGAGCGCCCGTTGACCGATGCCGAATGCCTGAAGCTGGCGCGACTCTTCGACACGACCGAGGAGCAGGTGAGGGCGCTGTGGATGCGCGCTCACCGACGGTCGGGCAGACCGGCGCGGTAA
- a CDS encoding cutinase family protein: MSAWPKRFAAVSFSAAVLATSGLGTAPAYAQSSTGDEPHWLGELVSDCPDLYVLGMQGTTETSPDAPVKVDTGMLSNIMGPLLDQARELGASVDRAYVPYPGSFGGLTPGGTESYVESVTAGEENLSLAAHKVLSQCPSAKLAVVGFSQGAHAASNFLRSVGKGSGVVPARSVAAGALFGAPTRSPGSGLFPGTSQTAPSPVPGTGGEAVKALSAVSFTAPEGGGIGPVADLTSSYGSLSGRVSSWCQGGDLACDAPANAPVVRAVVNVAGQVEVGGDPFVAISTVGRALASTAFKTAVDVVNQDIQAPKNALSAISVQPKKTISQRLAEASDPRATPPTGQEVTAALMKVGLIGINAAVTVVKKVLTPETITAVAAAGLANPAAAFGVLAAKTVSVLPELVPPATSQRLVRQTFQIVQNEVKANQDAFDLVAMTTVRNVAAEHGSYGSVPATASGQAPTRFVASWLAAVAADLDAATTSAGTSTSTAPSSTTTRPSTTAETTTEATSTTPSQTVTFTTSEPAVSTTNVVDSGPAVLDQGGVSAAALN, from the coding sequence ATGAGCGCGTGGCCCAAACGCTTTGCAGCCGTATCATTTTCGGCAGCTGTGCTGGCTACTTCCGGCCTGGGTACCGCCCCGGCCTATGCCCAGTCGAGCACGGGCGATGAACCGCACTGGCTCGGTGAGCTGGTCTCGGACTGCCCGGACCTGTACGTGCTCGGGATGCAGGGCACCACCGAGACCTCGCCCGATGCGCCGGTGAAGGTCGATACCGGAATGCTCTCGAACATCATGGGTCCGCTGCTCGATCAGGCCCGTGAGCTGGGCGCGAGCGTGGATCGGGCGTATGTGCCGTATCCGGGTTCGTTCGGTGGCCTGACGCCCGGTGGCACCGAGTCGTATGTCGAGTCGGTGACCGCGGGGGAGGAGAACCTGTCCCTGGCGGCGCATAAGGTGCTCTCGCAGTGCCCCTCGGCCAAGCTCGCCGTGGTCGGCTTCTCCCAGGGCGCTCACGCGGCGTCGAATTTCCTGCGGTCGGTCGGCAAGGGCAGCGGGGTCGTTCCGGCCCGCTCGGTCGCAGCCGGTGCCCTGTTCGGCGCACCGACCCGCAGCCCCGGATCGGGACTGTTCCCCGGGACCTCGCAGACGGCCCCGTCGCCGGTTCCCGGCACCGGGGGTGAGGCGGTCAAGGCGCTGTCGGCGGTGTCGTTCACCGCCCCCGAGGGGGGTGGCATCGGGCCGGTCGCCGATCTGACCAGCAGCTACGGCAGCCTGTCGGGGCGGGTGTCGTCCTGGTGCCAGGGCGGGGATCTGGCCTGTGATGCGCCGGCGAACGCCCCGGTCGTGCGGGCGGTGGTCAACGTCGCCGGTCAGGTCGAGGTCGGCGGGGATCCGTTCGTCGCGATTTCCACGGTCGGACGGGCACTGGCGTCGACGGCCTTCAAGACCGCCGTCGATGTGGTCAACCAGGACATTCAGGCGCCGAAGAACGCGCTGTCGGCGATCTCGGTCCAGCCGAAGAAGACCATCTCGCAGCGCCTGGCCGAGGCATCCGATCCTCGGGCCACGCCGCCGACGGGGCAGGAAGTCACCGCAGCGTTGATGAAGGTCGGGCTGATCGGTATCAACGCGGCGGTCACGGTCGTCAAGAAGGTGCTGACCCCGGAGACGATCACGGCGGTCGCGGCGGCCGGGCTGGCGAATCCGGCCGCGGCGTTCGGTGTGCTCGCCGCCAAGACGGTCAGTGTGCTGCCCGAGCTGGTCCCGCCGGCGACCTCGCAGCGGCTGGTGCGGCAGACCTTCCAGATCGTGCAGAACGAGGTCAAGGCCAACCAGGATGCGTTCGACCTGGTGGCGATGACGACGGTGCGCAATGTCGCCGCCGAACACGGCTCCTACGGCTCGGTTCCGGCCACGGCGAGCGGTCAGGCCCCGACGCGGTTCGTCGCCTCCTGGCTCGCTGCTGTCGCGGCCGACCTCGATGCCGCTACCACCTCGGCTGGGACCTCCACCTCGACAGCTCCTAGTTCCACGACGACCCGGCCGAGCACCACCGCCGAGACGACCACCGAGGCCACCTCGACCACGCCGTCGCAGACGGTCACCTTCACCACCTCGGAACCGGCTGTGAGCACCACGAATGTGGTCGATTCGGGTCCGGCGGTGCTCGATCAGGGCGGTGTCTCGGCTGCAGCACTCAACTGA